The Alnus glutinosa chromosome 7, dhAlnGlut1.1, whole genome shotgun sequence genome includes a region encoding these proteins:
- the LOC133872614 gene encoding UPF0481 protein At3g47200-like has protein sequence MDPAVLGEDSHILAVAGEEDDGVGLVHKMYEQMREIPVLPPAVGKNHCIFKLPPSFKSGIDKSYKEPQKISIGPYHKIDNQINIKWQCLEYLLQKNEPNLKRYIESLRPLEQQIRECYSEEIDLSTDDFLQMMVLDGCFILEWLCFTCTVGRHMEDVSDRHPLAQIDRVILLKIYPVDLLLLENQIPFFVPEKLFEVSKMTLKGIDLSLSSIGAEVFSAILGIQPSEEHHSRFREVKYCLHLVDIVRSIFVPHDVLMYPDFPYPSQPEFRRTTFDIIPRMSKLRRAGINVSPRKKDSLLMVEFRDGVIEMPKIILNDLMCSFLINCVAFEQRHNNRSLDLSVYALFLSCLVKNAEDVEYLCEHRVMDNYIETDSTSFIENLGKGIATDPGSFINNLDKHEGFLEGKLYFFSLCSRVNLYYQNRFHWQWTNFKAEYFDKPWTWISVFAALVLFVLSFLQTYYTMHPRR, from the coding sequence ATGGATCCTGCAGTACTAGGAGAAGACAGTCACATACTCGCCGTTGCGGGGGAGGAGGATGACGGCGTCGGCCTGGTCCATAAAATGTATGAGCAGATGAGAGAGATCCCAGTGTTACCACCCGCCGTGGGTAAAAACCATTGCATCTTCAAGCTTCCCCCAAGCTTCAAGAGTGGAATCGATAAGTCGTACAAGGAGCCCCAGAAGATCTCCATCGGGCCCTACCACAAAATTGATAATCAAATCAATATCAAGTGGCAGTGCCTCGAATACTTGCTACAGAAGAACGAGCCAAACTTAAAGCGCTACATAGAGAGCTTACGTCCACTTGAACAACAAATCAGAGAGTGTTATTCCGAAGAGATCGACCTCAGTACTGACGATTTCCTCCAAATGATGGTTCTTGATGGTTGTTTTATATTAGAATGGCTTTGCTTCACTTGCACAGTTGGAAGGCATATGGAGGACGTCAGTGACAGGCACCCTCTCGCCCAGATTGACAGGGTAATATTACTGAAGATCTATCCCGTCGACCTGCTCCTGCTGGAGAATCAGATCCCGTTTTTTGTTCCAGAAAAGTTATTTGAAGTTTCCAAAATGACTTTGAAGGGTATTGATCTATCCTTGTCCAGTATCGGTGCAGAAGTTTTTTCAGCGATACTGGGAATTCAACCCTCCGAAGAACATCACTCTAGGTTCCGCGAGGTCAAATATTGCTTGCATTTGGTTGACATTGTTCGGTCAATTTTTGTCCCACATGATGTATTGATGTATCCTGATTTTCCATATCCATCGCAACCAGAGTTCCGGCGCACAACATTCGATATTATCCCCCGCATGTCGAAGCTCCGCCGTGCAGGGATCAACGTCAGTCCACGTAAAAAGGACAGCTTATTGATGGTTGAATTCCGTGACGGTGTGATTGAGATGCCTAAAATAATTCTCAATGATTTAATGTGCTCTTTCTTGATCAACTGTGTGGCATTCGAGCAACGCCACAACAACCGTTCTCTGGACTTATCGGTCTACGCCCTTTTCTTGAGCTGCCTTGTGAAGAACGCCGAGGACGTCGAGTACCTTTGCGAGCACAGAGTCATGGACAATTACATTGAGACCGACTCTACTAGCTTCATCGAAAATTTGGGCAAGGGCATTGCGACCGACCCTGGTAGCTTCATCAACAATTTGGACAAGCATGAGGGCTTTCTTGAGGGTAAATTATACTTCTTCTCTTTGTGCTCCCGTGTCAACCTGTATTATCAAAATAGGTTCCATTGGCAATGGACGAACTTCAAGGCTGAGTATTTTGACAAGCCATGGACGTGGATTTCTGTATTCGCTGCCCTTGTGCTCTTTGTGCTTTCGTTTTTGCAGACCTACTACACCATGCATCCTAGACGCTAA